Proteins from one Mugil cephalus isolate CIBA_MC_2020 chromosome 15, CIBA_Mcephalus_1.1, whole genome shotgun sequence genomic window:
- the hrh2b gene encoding histamine receptor H2b codes for MISTALRWLVLVSFIILTVGGNMLVCLAVGLSRRLWRIANCFVVSLAVTDLLLGLVVLPFSATLELRSGKWPLGGTLCNIYISLDVMLCTASILTLLAISVDRYLAISAPLRHSQRVTPLRVALVITAIWALSLAVSFVPIHMGWNTADYRVQHSDWDMGDENMEGRYCQFEWNNNYVLLYAFGTFYLPLMLMCGMYLCIFRVAREQVRRIRAATPSFARTATAAIAREHKATVTLAAVLGAFIICWFPYFTFFICMGMEEKTTPPNTLHSVVLWLGYFNSALNPILYPAFNRDFRKAYAELLRCRGPSRRKRQLTPVSVHKRLTFTNGRLPRQSEKHNNTAQKETEEKHLTPHERNGVPGELR; via the exons atGATCTCCACAGCTCTCCGTTGGCTGGTCCTGGTGTCTTTTATCATTCTGACCGTAGGTGGAAACATGCTGGTGTGTCTGGCTGTTGGGCTCAGCCGTCGACTGTGGCGCATTGCTAACTGCTTCGTGGTGTCACTGGCAGTGACGGATCTCCTGCTGGGACTGGTGGTGTTGCCTTTTTCTGCCACCTTGGAGCTGCGCAGTGGGAAATGGCCCCTCGGAGGAACCCTGTGCAATATCTACATCTCGCTGGATGTCATGCTGTGCACGGCCTCCATCCTGACCCTCTTGGCGATCAGCGTCGACCGATACCTGGCCATTTCAGCTCCCCTCAGACACTCCCAGAGAGTTACTCCTCTGAGAGTAGCGCTGGTCATCACCGCCATCTGGGCCTTGTCACTAGCTGTGTCCTTTGTGCCCATCCACATGGGCTGGAACACGGCAGACTACAGAGTGCAGCACTCAGACTGGGACATGGGGGATGAGAACATGGAGGGACGCTACTGCCAGTTTGAATGGAATAACAACTATGTTCTCCTTTATGCCTTTGGCACATTTTACCTGCCACTGATGCTCATGTGTGGAATGTATCTTTGCATATTCAGAGTGGCACGAGAACAG GTGCGGCGTATCCGTGCTGCAACCCCATCGTTTGCACGCACAGCGACTGCAGCCATAGCCCGAGAGCACAAAGCTACGGTGACCCTGGCGGCTGTACTGGGGGCTTTCATCATCTGCTGGTTCCCCTACTTCACCTTCTTCATCTGCATGGGCATGGAGGAAAAGACAACCCCCCCTAACACACTTCACTCTGTGGTCCTGTGGTTGGGCTACTTTAACTCAGCCCTGAATCCCATCTTGTATCCAGCCTTCAACAGGGATTTCCGCAAGGCCTACGCAGAGCTTCTTCGCTGCAGAGGGCCGTCACGCAGAAAGCGGCAACTCACCCCTGTGTCAGTGCATAAACGGTTGACCTTTACTAATGGACGTCTCCCCCGACAGTCTGAGAAACATAATAACACGGctcagaaagaaacagaggagaagcACCTCACTCCTCACGAGAGAAATGGCGTCCCTGGTGAGCTGAGATGA